A single genomic interval of Corylus avellana chromosome ca10, CavTom2PMs-1.0 harbors:
- the LOC132164131 gene encoding hexokinase-3-like, with product MGRVAVVGVAVAVAATACAVAAVVVGRRVRSRRKWRRVVGVLAELEEGCETTVGRLRQVVDAMAVEMHAGLASEGGSKLKMLLTFVDGLPNGCEKGTYYALDLGGTNFRVLRVQLGGQRSSILEKEVERIPIPQHLTSSTSENLFDFIASSLKEFVEREGGGSENSLNSRRELGFTFSFPVKQTSVSSGILIKWTKGFCIQDMVGRDVTECLEQAMTRKGLNMQVAALVNDTVGTLALGHYHDPDTVAAVIIGTGTNACYLERTDAIIKCQGLLTTSGGMVVNMEWGNFWSSHLPRTSYDIDLDADSPNPNDQGFEKMISGMYLGDIVRRVILRMSQEADIFGTVPSRLSMPFILSSYLIAAMLEDDSPELKEVARIFKDILEIPDVPLKVRKLVVKVCDVVIRRAARLAAAGIVGILKKIGRDGSGGITGGRSRSDVKMRRTVVAIEGGLYTSYTMFREYLHEALNEILGEDIAPYVILKDTQDGSGIGAALLAVAHSSNSVDSVQLL from the exons ATGGGGAGGGTCGCGGTGGTGGgggtggcggtggcggtggcggcGACGGCCTGCGCGGTGGCGGCGGTGGTGGTGGGGAGGAGAGTGAGGAGCCGGAGGAAGTGGCGGAGAGTGGTGGGCGTGCTGGCGGAACTGGAAGAAGGGTGCGAGACCACGGTGGGGAGGCTGAGGCAGGTGGTGGACGCCATGGCCGTCGAGATGCACGCTGGGCTCGCCTCCGAAGGAGGCTCCAAGCTCAAAATGTTGCTCACCTTCGTCGACGGGCTCCCCAATGG GTGTGAGAAAGGAACTTATTATGCACTAGATCTTGGGGGTACTAATTTTAGGGTCTTGCGGGTTCAGCTAGGAGGTCAAAGGTCTTCTATCCTGGAAAAAGAAGTGGAACGGATACCCATTCCCCAACATTTGACGTCCAGTACAAGCGAG AATCTCTTTGATTTTATTGCGTCATCATTAAAGGAGTTTGTTGAAAGAGAAGGTGGCGGTTCTGAAAATTCACTGAACAGTAGAAGGGAACTTGGATTTACATTCTCTTTTCCGGTGAAGCAAACATCGGTTTCATCAGGCATTTTGATTAAGTGGACAAAAGGATTTTGCATTCAAGACATG GTTGGAAGAGATGTTACTGAATGTTTAGAGCAAGCAATGACCAGAAAAGGCCTAAATATGCAGGTTGCAGCCCTG GTTAATGACACTGTGGGAACATTAGCTCTTGGGCATTATCATGATCCAGACACTGTTGCTGCAGTTATAATTGGTACCGGCACGAATGCCTGTTACTTGGAGCGGACAGATGCTATCATCAAGTGTCAAGGGCTTCTTACAACTTCTGGAGGCATG GTCGTCAACATGGAATGGGGAAATTTCTGGTCTTCTCATTTACCGAGAACTTCTTATGACATTGACTTAGATGCGGATAGCCCTAATCCAAATGATCAG ggttttgaaaaaatgatATCAGGAATGTATCTTGGTGACATTGTGAGGAGAGTAATCCTTAGGATGTCACAAGAGGCAGATATATTTGGAACTGTTCCTTCCAGGTTATCAATGCCTTTTATTTTGAG CTCATATTTGATTGCCGCCATGCTTGAAGATGATTCCCCTGAGTTGAAAGAAGTAGCAAGAATCTTTAAAGACATTCTGGAG ATTCCTGATGTTCCATTGAAGGTTAGAAAGCTCGTTGTAAAGGTATGCGACGTGGTGATCCGTCGGGCTGCTAGATTGGCAGCTGCGGGCATTGTGGGTATCTTGAAAAAGATTGGCCGGGATGGAAGTGGGGGCATCACAGGTGGAAGGAGTAGAAGTGATGTTAAAATGAGAAGAACAGTTGTAGCTATTGAAGGGGGTTTGTATACAAGCTATACAATGTTTAGGGAATACCTGCATGAAGCCTTGAATGAAATACTGGGGGAAGACATTGCTCCATACGTCATTCTTAAAGACACACAAGATGGATCGGGCATTGGAGCAGCTCTCCTTGCTGTCGCACATTCATCAAACAGTGTGGATAGCGTACAGTTGctataa